A genomic window from Deinococcus detaillensis includes:
- a CDS encoding Vgb family protein: MKQVVSSSFSFKWLPAILTLSVLLGACGSANVPGTLSGNSASGSGTGASVPGVNLADLPLQRFALPVSNYQVSSLRVAGGQVYVLPTVNAPDPQRHTVISLDIASGVAKAEVLLLADEEGFTSQAVAPDGTRYLMIQNVAGNWVGAAKVGETLKKMPLGTPGDNLNFLTRTPDGRLWSLQYRQDALFELSVQSGVQQSHPVEDNAEDLTADTGGVLYYSRFLTNPAVIRFDPASGQTRSYPVGIKGKTRPRLLTATTQSVWFVDSWTRKLSRIDTGSGSISDLNVPAGAILAALSASADGTLWASDVARHALYRWQPGQLSAQSLSVPGDGPRALEVESGGTVWFESAGALYRLSP; encoded by the coding sequence ATGAAACAGGTTGTCTCTTCCTCTTTTTCCTTCAAATGGCTGCCCGCCATATTGACGCTCAGTGTACTTCTGGGTGCCTGTGGCAGCGCCAACGTTCCCGGCACGCTCTCAGGCAATTCGGCTTCCGGCAGCGGCACGGGCGCGAGCGTACCCGGTGTCAATTTGGCGGACTTGCCTCTACAGCGCTTCGCCTTGCCGGTCAGCAATTATCAGGTCAGCAGCTTGCGGGTGGCGGGCGGCCAAGTCTACGTTTTGCCCACCGTCAATGCTCCCGATCCGCAGCGCCACACCGTCATCAGCCTCGATATTGCCAGCGGCGTGGCCAAGGCCGAGGTGTTGCTGCTGGCCGACGAGGAAGGCTTTACCTCGCAGGCAGTCGCCCCCGACGGCACCCGCTACTTGATGATCCAAAATGTGGCGGGCAACTGGGTGGGAGCCGCCAAAGTCGGCGAAACGCTCAAAAAGATGCCGCTCGGCACCCCTGGCGACAATCTCAACTTCCTGACCCGCACCCCCGACGGGCGGCTGTGGAGCTTGCAATATCGCCAAGACGCCCTCTTTGAACTGAGCGTCCAGTCCGGCGTCCAGCAAAGCCACCCCGTCGAAGACAACGCCGAAGACCTGACCGCCGATACAGGCGGGGTGCTGTACTACTCGCGCTTTTTGACGAATCCAGCCGTGATCCGCTTCGATCCGGCCAGCGGCCAGACCCGCAGCTATCCGGTGGGCATAAAAGGCAAAACCCGTCCGCGCCTGCTGACAGCCACTACCCAAAGCGTTTGGTTCGTAGATTCCTGGACGCGCAAACTTAGCCGCATCGACACGGGTTCGGGCAGCATCAGCGACTTAAATGTGCCGGCGGGAGCCATTCTCGCCGCGCTCTCGGCCAGCGCCGACGGCACGCTGTGGGCCTCCGACGTGGCCCGCCACGCGCTCTACCGCTGGCAACCCGGCCAACTCAGCGCTCAGAGTCTCAGCGTGCCGGGTGACGGCCCCCGCGCTCTAGAAGTGGAGAGCGGCGGGACAGTTTGGTTTGAAAGCGCCGGAGCGCTCTACCGCCTTAGTCCCTGA
- a CDS encoding aminotransferase class I/II-fold pyridoxal phosphate-dependent enzyme, whose amino-acid sequence MTVSSQTLTWTSQRAANVPASVFALMDAAKMRALAAGKSLIDLSIGSSDLAPPEAALEALRRATRDPLTYRYPLFSDTAPLRTAAAAYLQRRYGLSLNPDTEILPLIGAQEGLAHLLLAVTDPGDTLLLPDPCYPPYYGAAAVAGLKTYPLPLTAERSFLPDLAAVPETLSPRALLLNYPNNPTSATVPSGFFEEVRAWCADRGTLLIHDHPYAELTYGDYRAPSALSSGAAGVVELHSLSKTHHMGGFRVGFAAGDAGALAALARVKGAVDFHPYLGIQAAAVAALGTPPSGLDVFEARRDALVPALHALGWQAEWPQASMYVWARPVGLMDSVAYALKAAEETGVALAPGRAFGSEGEGYLRFALVQPPEVLREAAGRLSGVALS is encoded by the coding sequence ATGACCGTTTCCTCCCAAACCCTGACTTGGACTTCCCAGCGGGCCGCCAACGTGCCCGCCAGCGTGTTTGCCTTGATGGACGCCGCCAAAATGCGGGCGCTCGCGGCGGGCAAAAGCCTGATTGATCTCAGCATCGGCTCGTCGGATTTGGCTCCGCCAGAAGCGGCGCTTGAGGCTTTGCGGCGGGCCACCCGAGACCCGCTGACGTACCGCTACCCACTGTTTTCCGACACCGCGCCGCTGAGAACGGCGGCGGCAGCGTACTTGCAGCGGCGCTACGGCCTGAGTCTCAACCCCGACACCGAGATCTTGCCGCTGATCGGCGCTCAAGAAGGGCTGGCCCACCTGCTGCTGGCTGTCACCGATCCGGGCGATACCTTGCTGCTGCCCGATCCCTGCTATCCGCCTTACTACGGCGCGGCGGCGGTGGCGGGCCTGAAAACCTATCCTTTGCCGCTCACGGCTGAGCGCAGCTTTTTGCCGGACTTGGCGGCTGTGCCAGAGACGCTAAGTCCCCGCGCCCTGCTGCTCAACTATCCAAATAACCCCACTTCGGCCACCGTACCCAGCGGCTTTTTTGAGGAAGTGCGGGCTTGGTGCGCTGATCGCGGCACGCTGCTGATTCACGATCATCCCTACGCCGAGTTGACTTACGGTGACTACCGCGCCCCCAGCGCCCTCTCCAGCGGCGCGGCGGGTGTGGTGGAACTGCACAGCCTTTCCAAAACGCATCACATGGGCGGCTTCCGTGTCGGCTTCGCGGCAGGTGACGCGGGAGCATTGGCGGCACTGGCAAGAGTCAAGGGTGCGGTGGATTTTCATCCGTACTTGGGCATTCAAGCGGCAGCGGTGGCGGCCCTCGGCACACCGCCGAGCGGCCTAGATGTCTTTGAAGCGCGGCGAGACGCTCTGGTGCCTGCCCTGCATGCCCTAGGCTGGCAAGCCGAGTGGCCGCAGGCCAGTATGTACGTTTGGGCGCGGCCTGTTGGCCTGATGGACAGCGTGGCGTACGCCCTCAAAGCCGCCGAGGAAACCGGCGTGGCGCTGGCTCCCGGACGGGCCTTCGGCTCAGAAGGGGAGGGCTATCTGCGCTTCGCTTTGGTGCAGCCGCCGGAAGTGCTGCGGGAAGCGGCGGGGCGGCTCTCTGGGGTCGCTCTTTCTTGA
- a CDS encoding flavin reductase family protein: MTHSRLDFDFSLLSAAERYKLVTGVVVPRPIAWVSTLNPSGGVNLAPYSFFGLMGSDPAVVAFSPGDRPEGGPKDTARNIGAGGEFVVNMVSRELADAMNLSATDFPADQAEPAQLGIDLAPSGRVQVPRVALSPVSLECREVQTLTLGRTRIILGEVLALSIHERHLKDAEKLYVDTASLDLIGRMGGRGGYATTRDAFEIPRLSYQQWLETQGD, from the coding sequence ATGACCCATTCACGCCTTGATTTTGATTTCTCGCTGCTGAGCGCCGCTGAGCGCTACAAACTCGTGACCGGCGTGGTGGTGCCGCGCCCAATCGCTTGGGTCAGTACCCTCAACCCCAGCGGCGGCGTCAATCTCGCTCCCTACAGCTTTTTCGGCTTGATGGGATCTGATCCGGCGGTGGTGGCCTTTTCACCGGGAGACAGGCCAGAAGGCGGCCCCAAAGACACCGCCCGTAACATTGGCGCGGGCGGCGAGTTTGTGGTCAACATGGTCAGCCGCGAGTTGGCCGACGCCATGAATCTGAGCGCCACCGATTTTCCGGCGGATCAAGCTGAACCCGCTCAATTGGGCATCGACCTCGCGCCGTCAGGCCGCGTGCAAGTGCCGCGTGTGGCGCTCAGTCCGGTCAGCTTGGAGTGCCGCGAGGTGCAAACCCTGACTTTGGGCCGCACCCGCATCATTTTGGGCGAAGTCTTGGCGCTGAGCATCCATGAGCGCCACCTCAAAGACGCCGAGAAGTTATATGTGGACACAGCCTCGCTGGACTTGATCGGGCGAATGGGTGGGCGCGGCGGGTACGCCACCACCCGCGACGCGTTTGAAATTCCGCGCCTGAGCTATCAGCAGTGGCTGGAGACTCAAGGTGACTAA
- a CDS encoding GNAT family N-acetyltransferase: MIRPATAADLPALTSIYNEGILGRDATFETRLRTPDELQSWLAWPCLVLEVSGAVLGFARGGEYSSRPCYAGLLDHSVYVATSARGQGYGVALLLALRDAARAAGFHKLTSRVFARNLGSLAAHHRAGFQEVGRHLKHAQLDGEWLDVVTVEISL; this comes from the coding sequence TTGATTCGTCCGGCCACCGCCGCCGACCTTCCGGCCCTCACCAGCATCTATAACGAAGGCATCTTGGGCCGCGACGCCACTTTTGAAACTCGCCTCAGAACGCCTGACGAGTTGCAGAGCTGGCTGGCTTGGCCCTGCTTGGTGCTGGAAGTTAGCGGCGCAGTATTGGGCTTCGCACGCGGCGGCGAGTACAGCTCCCGCCCCTGCTACGCGGGCCTTTTGGATCACAGCGTTTATGTGGCGACTTCGGCGCGGGGTCAGGGCTACGGTGTAGCTCTATTGCTGGCGCTGCGAGACGCGGCCCGTGCCGCCGGGTTTCACAAGCTGACCAGCCGCGTCTTCGCTCGCAACCTGGGCAGCCTGGCCGCTCACCACCGGGCCGGATTCCAGGAAGTCGGGCGGCACCTCAAGCACGCTCAGTTGGACGGTGAATGGCTGGACGTGGTGACGGTTGAAATCAGTCTCTAA
- a CDS encoding GNAT family N-acetyltransferase, producing the protein MTKVRRAMSEDAPDLARVHVESWAETYQGLMPEDFLKGMTSTARQQRRQTLWQKTLEVGQESVFAAEKDGRLAGFISGGPSNFGDYDAELFTLYLLNSAHGEGVGRALMQTLAADLAAWGHTSLMLWVLDINPARTFYEHLGGVFIGEKTEAVIGGELREVAYGWADLRALL; encoded by the coding sequence GTGACTAAGGTGCGCCGCGCTATGTCGGAGGACGCCCCCGATTTGGCCCGTGTTCATGTTGAGAGCTGGGCCGAAACTTACCAAGGCTTGATGCCTGAAGATTTTTTGAAGGGGATGACCAGTACAGCGCGGCAACAGCGCCGCCAAACCTTGTGGCAGAAGACACTGGAAGTCGGCCAGGAAAGCGTCTTCGCAGCGGAGAAAGACGGCAGACTGGCTGGCTTTATTTCTGGCGGGCCAAGCAACTTTGGGGACTACGACGCTGAACTGTTCACTCTCTACTTGCTCAACTCAGCGCATGGTGAGGGCGTTGGACGGGCACTGATGCAGACATTAGCGGCTGATCTAGCGGCGTGGGGTCACACTTCGCTGATGTTATGGGTGTTGGACATCAACCCGGCTCGGACTTTTTACGAGCATCTGGGCGGTGTGTTCATCGGCGAAAAAACTGAGGCCGTGATTGGAGGAGAGTTGCGCGAAGTGGCGTATGGCTGGGCCGATTTGAGGGCTTTGCTCTAA
- the ypfJ gene encoding KPN_02809 family neutral zinc metallopeptidase encodes MDWKNLPGSGNVEDRRGAGGGGGGGIPGGGVAVGGIGAVIIALIAMFFGIDPSSILGGGDSGQTTQTQTQQSQPRQTQPQRQQTQNSQPTSQTNAGLPSDETGQFVAKILGSTNDVWSKVFQAAGKTYTPPTLVLYSGQTRGGCGTANSAVGPFYCPLDSKVYLDTAFFSEMKRKLGGGGDFAYAYVITHEIGHHVQNELGIADQAERAQRSAQSEAASNQVSVRLELQADCFAGVWGNKTAQYTKITQTDIQQALSTASAIGDDNLQKQGRGYAVPDSFTHGTAQQRIKWFSTGLKNGDPNQCDTFKGAYSSL; translated from the coding sequence ATGGACTGGAAAAATCTGCCGGGCAGCGGCAATGTTGAAGATAGGCGCGGTGCGGGCGGAGGCGGCGGTGGCGGCATTCCCGGCGGCGGAGTGGCTGTGGGCGGCATCGGAGCGGTGATTATCGCCCTCATCGCCATGTTTTTCGGCATCGATCCCAGCAGCATTTTGGGCGGCGGCGATTCGGGCCAAACCACCCAGACGCAAACCCAGCAAAGCCAGCCCCGGCAAACCCAGCCGCAGCGTCAGCAAACCCAAAACAGCCAGCCGACTTCCCAGACCAATGCCGGGCTGCCCAGCGACGAAACGGGGCAGTTTGTCGCCAAGATTTTGGGCAGCACCAACGACGTTTGGTCGAAAGTGTTCCAAGCGGCAGGCAAGACCTATACGCCGCCCACATTGGTTCTCTACAGCGGCCAAACGCGGGGCGGCTGCGGCACGGCCAACAGCGCGGTCGGGCCGTTTTACTGCCCACTGGACAGCAAAGTGTACCTAGACACCGCTTTCTTCAGTGAAATGAAACGAAAACTCGGCGGCGGCGGCGACTTTGCCTACGCCTACGTGATTACCCACGAAATCGGCCACCATGTCCAGAACGAACTCGGCATCGCCGACCAAGCTGAACGCGCTCAGCGCAGCGCTCAGTCTGAAGCCGCGTCCAATCAGGTCAGCGTGCGGCTTGAACTCCAAGCCGACTGCTTTGCGGGTGTGTGGGGCAACAAAACAGCGCAGTACACCAAGATCACCCAAACCGATATTCAGCAGGCTCTGAGCACCGCCAGCGCCATCGGCGACGACAATTTGCAAAAGCAGGGGCGCGGCTACGCTGTGCCGGATTCGTTTACACACGGCACGGCTCAGCAGCGCATCAAATGGTTCAGCACCGGCCTCAAAAATGGCGATCCCAATCAGTGCGACACCTTCAAAGGCGCTTACAGCTCGCTCTAA
- a CDS encoding phosphatase PAP2 family protein yields MLLWMRQHWRPLLALALLIVFPLFLLGYLTQDIHEKEVFGFDAPVTLWVRANAPAWFRQVALTFSAFGSATWMTPVSAVLLVVFWRKSAVMGRYFLISLGGVMVLNIILKALVGRVRPQIVEWLWQEGDKSFPSGHATMAAALTVTLVALLWRTGWRWPLIVLGTLYTLLMGTARVYVGVHYPTDVLGGWALGIFWAAGTALVLWKRLRQAQQHATEPGKVVHLGDQSA; encoded by the coding sequence ATGTTGCTCTGGATGCGCCAACACTGGCGGCCCCTTTTGGCGTTGGCTCTGCTGATCGTCTTCCCGCTGTTTTTGCTCGGCTACCTGACGCAAGACATCCACGAAAAAGAGGTGTTCGGTTTCGACGCGCCGGTCACGCTGTGGGTTCGGGCCAACGCGCCAGCGTGGTTTCGGCAGGTGGCTCTAACCTTTAGCGCCTTTGGCAGCGCCACTTGGATGACGCCGGTCAGTGCGGTTTTGTTGGTGGTGTTTTGGCGAAAATCAGCCGTGATGGGCCGTTATTTTCTGATCTCGCTGGGCGGCGTGATGGTGCTCAACATCATCCTCAAAGCCTTGGTCGGCCGGGTGCGCCCACAGATCGTGGAGTGGCTGTGGCAAGAAGGCGACAAGAGTTTTCCGAGCGGTCACGCCACGATGGCCGCCGCCCTGACTGTGACGCTGGTGGCCCTGCTGTGGCGCACTGGCTGGCGCTGGCCGCTGATCGTGCTCGGCACGCTTTATACGCTGCTGATGGGAACGGCGAGGGTCTACGTGGGCGTGCATTACCCCACCGACGTGCTGGGCGGCTGGGCGCTGGGCATCTTCTGGGCGGCGGGTACGGCGCTGGTGCTGTGGAAGCGGCTGCGTCAAGCTCAGCAGCACGCCACCGAACCGGGGAAAGTGGTGCATTTGGGCGACCAGTCTGCTTAA
- a CDS encoding M48 family metallopeptidase, whose amino-acid sequence MPPSSAASLSGLMVGGLPVSLRRSQRRTVGLKVTAQGLTVYAPQRTEEARLRQFVEDKRAWAERHLQTFQQRKPVAAPLTDGSVLPFMGQTLTLRAVPNLKRARRLRDELHAPAANLRDAVEAWYKQQALDVFTPVVQQYAAQLRRGRPLSAVKMTNASGRWGSCTAAGVVRLHWRLLLAPSEVLQYVATHEAAHLAELNHSPAYWAEVQRLFPEYRRAQRWLKEGGAALMQLWS is encoded by the coding sequence GTGCCGCCTTCCTCTGCTGCCTCCCTCTCCGGTCTGATGGTCGGTGGCCTGCCTGTAAGCCTGAGACGCAGCCAACGCCGCACGGTGGGCCTCAAAGTCACCGCGCAGGGCTTGACTGTTTACGCGCCGCAGCGCACCGAGGAAGCTCGCCTCCGCCAATTTGTAGAAGACAAACGGGCCTGGGCCGAGCGGCATTTGCAAACCTTTCAGCAGCGAAAACCTGTTGCCGCGCCGCTGACCGACGGTTCCGTTTTGCCGTTTATGGGCCAAACCTTGACGCTGAGGGCCGTACCAAACCTCAAACGGGCGCGGCGGCTCCGTGACGAACTCCACGCACCCGCCGCAAACTTAAGGGACGCGGTGGAAGCTTGGTACAAGCAACAGGCGCTGGATGTATTTACGCCGGTGGTTCAGCAATACGCTGCTCAACTCCGCAGGGGACGGCCTCTCAGCGCCGTCAAAATGACCAACGCATCGGGGCGCTGGGGCAGCTGCACGGCGGCGGGGGTGGTGCGGCTGCACTGGCGCTTGCTGCTGGCTCCATCAGAGGTGCTGCAGTATGTGGCCACCCACGAAGCGGCCCACCTCGCCGAGCTCAACCACTCGCCCGCTTACTGGGCCGAGGTGCAGCGCCTCTTTCCCGAGTACCGACGAGCTCAGAGGTGGCTCAAAGAAGGCGGCGCAGCATTGATGCAGCTGTGGAGCTAG